CGGTTTCTTGGTTATACGAGAAAGCATCTTAGAATaaatcaattgagaaattgaaatAGCATTCATGACAGTGTTAAACCAATTACAATTATTGTGATTAATAGAGTCACTTTTTATACAGCTAGCCCTTCTCCAATCCAGAGGAATACAATCAATTAAACCAATGTATTAAGAAAATGGGAAATCTATTCATCTGAAATCGGCGCACGAAATATGTGTAATTAAAAAGTAACGTCAGTCTGGGTATATGTCGAGTCTATTTACAATCTGACAACAGATAATATATAACTGAAAACAAAACGTATATAGGCATGTACAATTTCTTAATGTTGCTCTTGTTCGATCTTAAACGCTTTACCTCCAGTTAGAGCAGGAGTTAAAGGAACACCTGTGACATTGTTTCCTCGCCAAACTCTAACAACCTGACATTCCAGAAGTGTTTACTTGCAATTGCTCTCATTAACCTATATGTTGGTTTAAAGTTCCATTGAATAGTCGTCGCTGTCCTGAATAGATCATGTTTTGAACGTGGGTATGTATTTCACGACATGGAAAACGGCGTCTCATAAAGTCAAATACTTCGTCCCAAAATAGCGGCGATGGTATGAAGTAGTAAATTTGTTCCGTGACTGGCCGTCTTAGACAGCAGAGAGACAAGATATTAACATAGAGTATGTAAAGAAAGTAACAATCTACACCTGACGTGAATTATTAGTTGAAACTTGTCTCGATGGGCTcattttggccaaatttgaatGTTCCGCAAAAGGGGTTAGAAAGGAACGAATATGATTCTTTGATTTTTATGAATCGTTGTTCGAATTATCTCGAATATCGTGTCATAATTGAACCTTTTAACTAGTTTTCAATTGGTAGAAACATTGGAATTAACTGAATTTCAATGCTGCcaattttgaaaaaggaaaGCGGTAGTTGTGTagcctgtaaaaaaaaaaaatctccgtGTGATAACACCGCCTTCGGACACTTAGTCTTATTCTTATTGGCATTTTCATAACTTATTATAAAAGTTTTCGTTTTCGGCAAGAAgaaaatttcattcatttttaagTACTCATCAGACGGCATGAGGTTTTGCTTTAATTAAAATTGCATATTATGAGATTACTGTCCACAATCATCACAAGGTCTTCCCCTGAATCGATTTAACAAGCAGTATTTTTATTCCTTTGTCAAAGTCTattaatttgttacaaaatactgcacttttgaTATGCATAAACTGTTTGGTTAAGCCTCACTTGATAACTCACCATTTCTGAGAGTGCTAATATAGAGTTATAAGTCACACATGCATGCAGTTGATGTACATATTTGAAACATACATTAACAGAAATCAGTTGCAAATAGtataaacataaaacaataaattcaatttaacataaaatatcaGAGTAGTATTGAACTTATCATCGGTTTCAGAAACTCACCCAttgccaaaatacaaaaatgtacAAGTGAATTGAGTCGGTTTCCACcaagatattttaatatttggatATAAAGTTCCATGAATGAGTGAGTATAAAAACAGTCAGTCAAAGAGTTGTCAAGAGATCTATATCAACTTATCATCTATAAATGACATTtgtcaagagtacaagtttccCCCTACAGTTTCGTCGTTATCAGCTGTAGGGTTACAAGCAACATCTGAAGAACTCTCTAGATTTTGTGGGTCCTTATCGCCATCCTCCTGGGTTTTCTCCCtaatttgtatttctttgtCTCGGGGTATTAAATATGTATCATTAATCATATCTTCTTTGCCTGTCTGTTTGTCTTCGTCAATCGAAGGAGTTGAACTCATGGAGGACTTTCTACTAGCAGATTTTGTCTCCCCGTCCTGCTTCACCTCATCTCCCAAAGGCGTTATGTAGTAAGGGTCTGTCTCGGGTTTCTCGTCATATACGCTACCAGATTCACTGACTTTATCCCCTTTTATGGGCGGAACATAGGAAAGGTTTATATGCGTTGAGGCAAGTCCAACCGGTGTTGCTGGGAGAGGGCGTCTCGCAAATCTCTTAGCAAGGGGTACTCTGAAGCACCATATAAGGCCAATAAGAGTAAGAAGTATTACAAAGGCCACGGACGGTACCACCACGTAAACTATTGCAACGGTGTCACCTGCAAAAATGTAACGCAGAATGTTAATTTTGTCGAAGCATTGCCAGTCATGTTTTTAAATATGCCTACGTTGAAAACAGAATACTGTAATTTATACTTTGCATACACACTATTAAGTATAGGTATATAATATTGATTAGAActaaaaatttatataaacatctTTGTCGTTTGCTTTTCTCTTAAAAAAGGGGAGAAATTCTTCCCATTTTTATGTAACTAATGAGATTTCCTTATTTAATTTGAACCGTGCGCGACCTTCACAAGAGAGGTTTATTACCTACTGAGCACATGTAAAACATTCGCATAATTCTACCGCCCTGTCATGCTCTTTTAGTCAGACATATTTGGTAAGGTTTTATATCTCTGAAGTTTCTTCTTTGGTTCTATTCCTCTCGAATTAGCTGTGTTTGCATCCTGTTTCTCTATATGCCAACCACCGGAGAGGGACAAGTAAGTACAAGTGATATACAAACGCGACGCCATTGATGAAACAATCTCGATATAGTGGGATTTCTGAAAGAACATCATGCCCATTTGCCTCACTCAACTAGCATGTGAAAAGCTAGAATAATCTTTGTTCACTATAGGCACCTCTATAACACGATGCCACTGACAATGGTATGGCATCTGCAAACGGTAACTTTGGAAAACAGTTTTGGGTAAAGGATTTAGGAACTATAGGTTTTTGCAAGACGTTAGAAAAAACTTACCACTTCCTGCTGGGTTCATTTCCTTGGTTACTGTAACTGTAAAATTACAGGATGCTGTATTATCAGAGGTATCTTGGAACCGATAAGTGACAACAGTCACTCCTTCCATAAATATGTCACCAGGTAGGAGACTCTGCGTCACAGTGATATCACCACAGGGATTATCTTCAACTGAGGGCGGAGTCCATGATATAGCGATGCTATCAGAGTTAGCAGGTAAGGTAGCCTGAATGTCTGCTGGGCATTGGAACTCAAGACATGCTGAAAAAGGAACGATGGAtaacaaaatttgtaaacaatgtcCGCTCTTCTTAATATCAGTGCTTGTTGCGATCATGCAACTGTAGCTCCAATCATCAATATAGTATAACATCCGTACCGAATTTATTCCATTTGCATGTCAGAATGAGTAGAATTTGGTTTCAATTGGAGAATAGGCTCATTTGTATGTGAAAATGCTGATAACATTGTTGACCACTGAATGACACGTGAGCTTTCTGACCAGAGGACTCGCTTCCCATATATTTTGAATCTTTTTCATTTTACTATCATATATTGACtgtcatatttatataataaatatactaACAAAAAAGACACCATATATTTTGAGTAAACATAGTGTCGTTATAACTTACGCCCCGAACACTGTACACCTGCATCTCTGCTGTGATCACACTCTTGAGTATAGATTCCTATTCCAGACGGTAAACAGTCACGTAAGGTCCTTTCATTTCCATTGCAGTCGACGTTGGATAATAAAATAGGACCCGTTTCGATGCCCACAAATCCTACCATTACTGCATTCGTTGCACGTCCGTATCCGAGTTGTTCACATACTACATTGGCATCTCTGATGTCCCATCCAACATCACATATGGTTCCCCACTGTCCTGCCAAGAAAACTTCAACGCGACCTGCGAATCTGTCACCAAAGCCATCCGTCAGTCGCATCTGAAAGTTACCATCAGTGATCACTGGCGGTAAAACAATATACCTAGTTGTTAATACACCTTCAGAATTAAGGCTGTTGAGGACTTACCCCAACGATCCGTTTTATCATGAACCACATTATCTCATATTCCCctccaggtgcgtatccaggggggggcgttgggggcgcgcgccccccgggtaagaaaaagagaagagaaaaaaaagagaaaaaaagagaaaaaaaagagaagaaaaaaggggaaaaaacggggaaaaaagaggaggaggagaggaaggaagggaaaagaaaaagaagaaagagagaaaaaggagaaaaagagggagtaaaagcaaaacgcgaagacaccgggaagagaaagaagaacagtgacatcattacagcgctgaagggtagccagtgacggatcaatgatttcgtaaaagtgtgactcaccctaccccttacaccgacaactccattttttgacgtttccattttcctctctcactaatgatctatatatatactatatatggtctatcgtaacgcgtgtgtagaattgtgctatgaaaccaactgtggctggtctcgaactcgaccgtgtcgtcggggaacatgactcattttgggatgggggcgaccgcccgccccccccccccccattcagcattttttttaaatgatatcgctaagtaatttcaaaatagaaagtgcttagaggcaacttacaaggcctgggaagtgtcatttccagcgatctgggagacattttcggccaaaatttgcttgtacgcttcgcgccaacctatggtggcgctacgcttagataatttgcctacaggcttcgcccctcccttggcaaattcctcgctacgcgcctgttcgaatttgtaacgcaaacagcagatatcacatcatatcagtgagcatgaaaatggcgttccaggatgaaaagcctcaaaactgtccgacttgcctgaaaaaaataaccaaaaattttcgcgcgcgaagcgcgcgttcaacgtgttcatgtcaatatcatataagcaagcatcggttattacatcgcatgccatcatgtaccgtacggtccgttcaaattgcgcagtatactgcgggatgctaatgtaaacaatgacatgtctcatgtagatgtataaaaagcagggaggtccaattatgtcaaaactctcttttacattagtaatggcgaattagggcctgcacccccgccgcgcattggcggagcgtccatatggtcaggggggcggatgcccccctgacggactcaaatggactgctggcgcctttttcagttctttaccactttttacttattctagattattgcgctctcatctacttattgacatttgtcacattttgttgctgtaatttggcgatgacaccttattcttcgtttatctgcaaattagttaggcccggaaagggtcatttccggcgatctagggagtatctttactcaaaaattttctgtacgctacgcgccaaccagtggcggcgctccgcttagattgtgtcgaaagcgccccttcagaccattctcgccactcctgaccaatacccctagctccgccactgccgccgcgcctcctacgcctatgtgtgtagtgttcggtttcggaaatatctgctatttttttcatttccttcaaccaagtattacaatagccgttataacaggttgcaatatttgtacaccaataaattaactgtgtctgaattttcgaaaatttatgaccaacattctacatcacacttccctctactcgtgcaattttgaccggtctgttaggggttgaaggaagttttttctatattggttgtccatagatgaaattttgtacaacattatgggtatgttttcaagtgagtttattcacgagaaatgtgaattttcaaattctgaacaaatatggggcttaaaaccttgaaaagtggggctgacgggtattgtgggccgcgacgtagaatcacctacaaaagcaaagacccacaggagatgcgatcaggtcgaacatgatgtgtgccgggttgacaatcttcaaaaaggttatggatggaaaaaaaaaactattaggaaatacttggttctcaggcaaaaagtgtacatctggttggtcatttcaagcccgagaagtgccgtttccggtgatctggggggtttgaaaacaataaattttcttgtacgctgcgcgccaaccgatggtggcgctccgcttagatagtaattcgcgccccccgggtttgaaaatcctggatacgcgcctgcccTCACTCTCTCATtattctccaccccccccccccacctccacccctcacCGCTTATTCACGGGATCATATTTCATAGCCTTTTAAGTGGGCGAGCTCTGCTTAATAAGTTAATAGTTAGTTCAAAAGGAACAAGTTACAGCAAAAATGGAAAGTGTCGTTTAAGAGTATTGAAAGTAAACTGATACAAAACATTCTAACTTCTAGTTTGCCCTAGCATTATACTAGTCGAACGGTTAGAATTGAATAGATAATGACGGTTTCGTGCATTAAACTGATGAGTAAAGGATCTTCTGTATGACTAAGACATCCTCAGTTAAACAACATAAAGACTGAACGTCTTATTTATGAGAAGCTTGTACATTTCTTACCAACATTATCTCTGTTTCATTTAGCAAGTATAGTATGTCTACTGcctgtgtgtgtgtacgtgtgtgttACTCAGCTCTCCTATTAGTATCTATttgaagcattttttttttcaaaaattaaagtCCTGTATACCTTTCATATGAAGTGCATACCTTCCACTGCATTTATATtaattgataaataattttcaagATTTAACATTCGTCAGATCTCTATGggttttttaaagaattttcaATTTAGTTTAGACATACATTTGACACGTGCTTACAACCTAGCAAAAACAACTGTCATGAATAAAAATGGAGTAAACGTACGATTGCTCCTTTCACAAACGACTCCAGCGTGGTTCCCCCGATCACAGCTTACTTCCGAGAAGGGACAACAACCTATTGATCTTTCTCTTCCATTGCACTGCAAGCCTCCTCGATGGAACGGTTCGTTCTTGATTTCACCAAATGGAAATATTGTGTGAGTAAAATACACTGCGGTTCCATATCCCAGTACACCACAAACTACGTTTGCATCATCAATGTCCCATAAATTACCGCAGATATTACCCCAAACTCCGTTAAGGAATATTTGTACACGTCCTGCAAACATGTCCGATCCGTCCACTAACCGTAGTTGACCTTCGTCTAAATACAGATGGAAAGAAAATCATCGTTGATATTTGCAATTTAGATTTCATTCATTCTTGCAAATGATAACCGGGCATTTAAACGCTGTGATCGATTGATTTCAAATTTTTCCAACTATTTTAAGCCACTCTAGGCATTATATGAAATGTTTGGTCTTTCAactcaaaacaaaagaaaacatccAGTTGGCAATACCAATGTACAAATAGTTATTTAATCCTATGTATGTTACCTTTTGGAATACAAACAACACCAGCATCTTCGAAATGAAAACAATCATGCATAGTCTGGTAGTTGCAATCTATAAGGGATGTTTCACTTCCACTGCAGTTTACTTCATCGAGTCGAATAATACCGATACCCTCTCCGAAGAGAGCTTCACCAGGAGCTTCCAAAGCACCATCGAAACCAAGCTCACAGCAAACAACCAGTGCATCGAGAATATCCCAGTAATCGTCACAGACTGTTCCCCACTTTCCGAAGAAAACTTCAACACGTCCTGAAGAATTATTTGGCCCATCTACAATTCTCGTGGACCCTGCGTCCAAGTGAAATACAAACAGTTATTGGCAGTTTCTCTATGAAAGGAAACCTACAGACAATTACATATTTTTTGGTCTGATCTGTTACTGTTTTGAATCAAACATcctataaatatattgtttatttgtcAACAAAGTGGAGATTAGTCAATTTATTAGTCTACTTAGTATGTTTTAATAAATCTGCATTCTAGTGCTGACGTTTTGGTAACATAGTTAGAGGCTGTTTCCAAAACAATTGATTCATATATGATCCCATCATACGATATGGTAACACACAAACTTGTCAGTAAGTGGCTTGCAGCGTACAAGACGTTGGCCAAAATCATAGCAATCAAGTAGTGACATAGCGATAGGGTGTAATTCAGGGCTGGTGTACTCGAGTTCGGACTCAAACTTGGGTTAGCTTGGACTCGGACGTGTCTCGGACTCGGAATGCCCTGGGCTTGAACTTCAGGCCGAGTCCAGGCGAGTCCACTAATGTTTCTCATACCCTCGCGATCGCAAGAttgcatatttgtatttttatcgttttaaagaaaataaaaattgcctgtTGCTGTAAGGTCTAGGGTAGATTTAAAACCTAAGTTATAAAGTAGCGACGAGTAATAACACgtacaaaaataatgataatgataccACTCATATCCGAGAGAGTGTAGTGTACAATAATCTCTCAATCACAACAGATTCCAATACTTTGTCATTCAACTGAAGCTACTTTATGCACTGTTAACTTAGTCAGACGCCAGGTCTTAAGGACTATCAGTTACTACAGATTTCCCATACATGCTACCGGTAACCACAAGGTATAGAAAACATTGAAGAAAGCGTTTCCGTTAACACCTCAAATGCTCCTTGTTATTAAGGCACCAGTTAATCTTGAGAAAATATCGAAGGCCACTCTTCTGTATCATTTCCCATTTACTACCTCTGTTTCTTTCTGGTAAGTGTTAACAAATAGCATGGAAACGAAATGGTTGTAACTGATAATAAGAAAGAATGTGAATTAATTGGTTTCCACAAGCATCCGTAGGAGATGACAAAAATGAACTATAAAGTGCTGGAAATAGAACTTGCATCCCAAGAGGTTTTTTGCATGTTCAAGCGACTTCTGACCATTGATGTTAACATTTGATGACTTACTACTGTAATTACAGCTGACACCGGCATCTTCCATATGGCTACAGTTGCTTTGCGACGTGAAGAAACACTCAATCAACGAAGCTTCTGTTCCAGTACATCTTGTTTCGTGAATGTTTCCAGTTCCAATACCGTAATAGGAATTATTAAAGACCTCTAAAGCTCCCAGGAAACCTAGTTGACCGCAAGCTACGTCAGCATCTGCTAAATCCCATCCGTCGTCACAAACAGTGCCCCAACTCCCGTTGAGAAATATTTCAACTCTTCCAGCAGTTTCATTGCCACCTCGAAGCCGGATTTGTCCATCGTATAAGAAATCTGAGAGAAGTGCAATAGCCCTATAGGAATAACTGCTTTGTATATTAGCATATTCAGACagcatttaaagaaaaaatatagtTATATCTTCCTTAATGGCTTTTTTAGTAATTTTAACAAGTCATTATTGAATACCGATATAAAAGCGTATTACAGCAAATTTCACCAGATGATGACTTACTGTAATTACAGCTGACACCAGTATCTTCATAATGACTACAGTCACTTTGCGATAGATAGAAACACTCGGAAACAAAACCTTGTGATCCACTACATCTGGTATTCTACATGATTCTACATATTTAAAATACGGAAAGATTGCTTGCATAGTAACTTAGAAAGTTTTGGGGACGTCGTGGTccagtggttaaggcagtggacttatCATCGAAgaattgcaggttcgagtcctggttagatcattgcgttgtgaaCTTGGGCAAGGCATCCTCCATTGCCACTCTTCACCCATGTGTATAGATTGGGACCTACGAtctaacttgtaaatatagtagTGTGCACCGATTTGTAGCTGCACCCTTTGGGAATACCCCCGGGGGACATGTGGTTGTGGTGTACTGTGGTgtcccaggagagattgattgaactGTGCACTCTTTGGTGTGTGgttgtgacaagttaccaatgaacaggggttaagttgtaaagtcgtgtgaggaggccttagcctcatacaagactgtaaacattCATCTTTAACTTTTAAATTTAACTTGAATTTATACTGTGTGTGAAAACCTCTCGATCTCCATTAATGAAAGAAAGTCATAGCAATCCTCTAGAGCTTTCAATAACTTACAATTACAGCTGACGCTTGCGT
Above is a genomic segment from Apostichopus japonicus isolate 1M-3 chromosome 5, ASM3797524v1, whole genome shotgun sequence containing:
- the LOC139967905 gene encoding scavenger receptor cysteine-rich domain-containing group B protein-like isoform X1, which gives rise to MERYSRGKFSITSLVVYAIIVSSEVNISNGQELYDGQIRLRGGNETAGRVEIFLNGSWGTVCDDGWDLADADVVCGQLGFSGALEDFCVSHCGIGTGDIHLDEVECSGSEDLLLECSYTSQHDCIHYEDASVSCNYFLYDGQIRLRGGNETAGRVEIFLNGSWGTVCDDGWDLADADVACGQLGFLGALEVFNNSYYGIGTGNIHETRCTGTEASLIECFFTSQSNCSHMEDAGVSCNYSRSTRIVDGPNNSSGRVEVFFGKWGTVCDDYWDILDALVVCCELGFDGALEAPGEALFGEGIGIIRLDEVNCSGSETSLIDCNYQTMHDCFHFEDAGVVCIPKDEGQLRLVDGSDMFAGRVQIFLNGVWGNICGNLWDIDDANVVCGVLGYGTAVYFTHTIFPFGEIKNEPFHRGGLQCNGRERSIGCCPFSEVSCDRGNHAGVVCERSNLITDGNFQMRLTDGFGDRFAGRVEVFLAGQWGTICDVGWDIRDANVVCEQLGYGRATNAVMVGFVGIETGPILLSNVDCNGNERTLRDCLPSGIGIYTQECDHSRDAGVQCSGPCLEFQCPADIQATLPANSDSIAISWTPPSVEDNPCGDITVTQSLLPGDIFMEGVTVVTYRFQDTSDNTASCNFTVTVTKEMNPAGSGDTVAIVYVVVPSVAFVILLTLIGLIWCFRVPLAKRFARRPLPATPVGLASTHINLSYVPPIKGDKVSESGSVYDEKPETDPYYITPLGDEVKQDGETKSASRKSSMSSTPSIDEDKQTGKEDMINDTYLIPRDKEIQIREKTQEDGDKDPQNLESSSDVACNPTADNDETVGGNLYS
- the LOC139967905 gene encoding scavenger receptor cysteine-rich domain-containing group B protein-like isoform X2, whose protein sequence is MERYSRGKFSITSLVVYAIIVSSEVNISNGQELYDGQIRLRGGNETAGRVEIFLNGSWGTVCDDGWDLADADVVCGQLGFSGALEDFCVSHCGIGTGDIHLDEVECSGSEDLLLECSYTSQHDCIHYEDASVSCNWSTRIVDGPNNSSGRVEVFFGKWGTVCDDYWDILDALVVCCELGFDGALEAPGEALFGEGIGIIRLDEVNCSGSETSLIDCNYQTMHDCFHFEDAGVVCIPKDEGQLRLVDGSDMFAGRVQIFLNGVWGNICGNLWDIDDANVVCGVLGYGTAVYFTHTIFPFGEIKNEPFHRGGLQCNGRERSIGCCPFSEVSCDRGNHAGVVCERSNLITDGNFQMRLTDGFGDRFAGRVEVFLAGQWGTICDVGWDIRDANVVCEQLGYGRATNAVMVGFVGIETGPILLSNVDCNGNERTLRDCLPSGIGIYTQECDHSRDAGVQCSGPCLEFQCPADIQATLPANSDSIAISWTPPSVEDNPCGDITVTQSLLPGDIFMEGVTVVTYRFQDTSDNTASCNFTVTVTKEMNPAGSGDTVAIVYVVVPSVAFVILLTLIGLIWCFRVPLAKRFARRPLPATPVGLASTHINLSYVPPIKGDKVSESGSVYDEKPETDPYYITPLGDEVKQDGETKSASRKSSMSSTPSIDEDKQTGKEDMINDTYLIPRDKEIQIREKTQEDGDKDPQNLESSSDVACNPTADNDETVGGNLYS